A part of Brassica rapa cultivar Chiifu-401-42 chromosome A05, CAAS_Brap_v3.01, whole genome shotgun sequence genomic DNA contains:
- the LOC103870616 gene encoding uncharacterized protein LOC103870616 — protein sequence MERREEEHYSNYFVQSPSSVFHDLESEFQSPSQYDSVPLVLVRLDETPKHSDFLKYSESKCVIEDDDEKRLMPLRSPSSGWWIVLQILWRFLFSFGVALLVFYIATQPPHPDISLRIGRINQFILQEGVDSHGVTTMLLTFNCTTNLIVDNKSNVFGLHIHPPSIKFFFGPLNFAKMKGTKLYASSHESTTFQLYIGTKNQAMYGAGREMADLLQSKAGLPLILRMNLISDFRVVWNIINPKYQHSVECLLFLSNSGRHNQATVAREKCRSVS from the exons ATGGAGAGAAGAGAGGAGGAACATTACTCGAACTACTTCGTCCAAAGCCCTTCATCGGTTTTCCACGACCTAGAATCCGAGTTCCAGTCCCCATCCCAATATGACTCAGTGCCATTGGTCTTAGTCCGCCTCGATGAAACCCCTAAGCACTCAGATTTCTTGAAATACTCTGAAAGCAAATGTGTCattgaggatgatgatgagaagAGGTTGATGCCATTGCGGAGCCCCAGTTCGGGTTGGTGGATCGTGCTACAAATATTGTGGAGGTTTCTGTTTAGCTTTGGAGTGGCATTGCTTGTCTTCTACATTGCCACTCAGCCTCCTCATCCTGACATTTCTCTTAGA ATTGGAAGGATCAATCAGTTCATATTACAAGAAGGTGTGGATTCACATGGAGTGACGACTATGTTACTCACTTTCAATTGCACTACCAATCTCATAGTGGATAACAAGTCTAATGTCTTTGGCCTTCACATTCATCCTCCATCTATCAAATTCTTCTTTGGCCCACTCAACTTTGCAAAGATGAAA GGAACGAAATTGTATGCATCAAGCCATGAGTCAACAACGTTTCAGCTATACATAGGAACAAAGAACCAGGCAATGTATGGGGCAGGGAGAGAGATGGCGGATTTGCTTCAATCAAAAGCTGGATTGCCTCTAATTTTACGGATGAACCTAATCTCTGACTTTCGAGTTGTCTGGAATATCATAAACCCCAAGTACCAGCACAGTGTCGAGTGTTTATTGTTTCTTTCAAACAGTGGGAGACACAACCAAGCTACAGTGGCAAGAGAAAAATGTAGATCGGTATCTTAA